A stretch of Microbacterium sp. LWH3-1.2 DNA encodes these proteins:
- a CDS encoding sugar ABC transporter permease has protein sequence MSLPHGERLAETAPQERLLSASGIRHAFEAFVARVRGGDLGALPVVLGIVVIWTVFQLLNPVFLSSENLVNLTMQCAAIGTIALGVVLVLLVGEIDLSVGSVSGLAAAVLAVTFVQLQWNLVLSLVAGIVIGCLVGLLYGYLFTRFGLPSFVITLAGLLGFLGLQLWVLGETGSIAIPFDSWLVQFAQQMFLPAWASYVVAVLAVTAFAWSLVRRSRRRAAANLVSQSYGEIAVRSAVLLVFLLVAAWYLNLNRGVGVMFLFFLALVVAMNFALTRTRWGRAVYAVGGSVEAARRAGIRVDRIYLSVFAMCSTLAAVGGILAAARLASANQSSGTGDVNLNAIAAAVIGGTSLFGGRGSAFSALIGIVVIQSISSGLTLLSLDSSVQFMVTGVVLVLAVIIDSLSRRTRAATGRA, from the coding sequence ATGAGCCTCCCCCACGGAGAGCGGCTCGCGGAGACGGCCCCGCAGGAGCGGCTCCTGAGCGCAAGCGGCATCCGTCACGCCTTCGAGGCGTTCGTGGCCCGCGTGCGCGGCGGCGATCTGGGGGCGCTCCCCGTCGTGCTCGGGATCGTGGTGATCTGGACGGTCTTCCAGCTGCTGAACCCGGTGTTCCTGTCGAGCGAGAACCTCGTCAACCTCACGATGCAGTGCGCAGCGATCGGCACGATCGCCCTCGGCGTGGTGCTCGTGCTGCTCGTCGGCGAGATCGACCTCTCGGTCGGCTCGGTGTCAGGCCTCGCCGCAGCGGTGCTGGCTGTGACCTTCGTGCAGTTGCAGTGGAACCTCGTCCTCTCCCTGGTCGCGGGGATCGTGATCGGCTGCCTCGTCGGGTTGCTCTACGGGTACCTGTTCACGCGCTTCGGTCTTCCGAGCTTCGTCATCACGCTCGCGGGTCTGCTCGGCTTCCTGGGCCTGCAGCTGTGGGTGCTCGGCGAGACGGGATCGATTGCGATCCCGTTCGATTCATGGCTCGTGCAGTTCGCGCAGCAGATGTTCCTTCCGGCGTGGGCGTCCTATGTCGTGGCCGTGCTCGCCGTCACCGCCTTCGCGTGGTCGCTCGTACGACGTTCCCGACGGCGCGCGGCTGCCAACCTCGTGAGTCAGAGCTACGGCGAGATCGCGGTGCGCAGCGCCGTGCTGCTCGTGTTCCTGCTCGTCGCCGCGTGGTACCTCAACCTGAACCGCGGCGTCGGCGTGATGTTCCTGTTCTTCCTCGCGCTGGTGGTCGCGATGAACTTCGCCCTCACCCGCACCCGCTGGGGGCGCGCCGTCTACGCGGTCGGCGGATCGGTCGAGGCCGCGAGACGCGCGGGGATCCGCGTGGACCGGATCTACCTTTCTGTCTTCGCGATGTGCTCGACCCTCGCCGCTGTGGGCGGCATCCTCGCCGCCGCACGGCTGGCCTCGGCGAATCAGAGCTCGGGCACCGGCGACGTGAACCTCAACGCGATCGCGGCTGCTGTCATCGGCGGCACCAGCCTCTTCGGCGGACGCGGGTCCGCGTTCTCGGCACTCATCGGCATCGTCGTGATCCAGTCGATCTCGTCGGGCCTGACGCTTCTGAGCCTCGACTCCTCGGTCCAGTTCATGGTCACCGGCGTGGTGCTCGTGCTCGCCGTGATCATCGACTCCCTCTCGCGCCGCACCCGCGCGGCCACCGGACGCGCCTGA
- a CDS encoding sugar ABC transporter substrate-binding protein: MMKKSSILAAVALTGAAAVMLAGCAGNGDGNGGSTEGGGDAAGRACVILPDAASSPRWENLDRPFLQEGLEAAGFEADIQNAQGDKDKYATLADQQLTKGCGVMLLVDLNGAAVSVAEKAKAEGIPVIAYDRPFKGSDYYVSFDNEEVGRLEGQLVLDGLEAKGVAPADAVVVYMGGDPTDGNAKMFHDGAVEVMEAAGITPAAEPPGVWDQAKSQTNFEQALTSLNGQVDGVWVANDTNAAGVIKVLQDNNLTGVAVSGQDANVAGLQNILLGWQTGTVWKQVNLEADAAIETAIALLNGETPDADAELDDGTPYIQVTPTVVGPNEVKDVVAAGGYASFDDVCTPDVEAKCAEFGVTE, translated from the coding sequence ATGATGAAGAAGTCTTCGATCCTTGCCGCGGTCGCCCTTACGGGTGCCGCCGCGGTGATGCTGGCCGGCTGTGCCGGCAACGGCGACGGCAACGGAGGTTCCACCGAGGGTGGCGGCGACGCGGCCGGCCGCGCCTGCGTGATCCTGCCCGACGCGGCGTCCTCGCCCCGCTGGGAGAACCTGGACCGTCCGTTCCTCCAGGAGGGCCTGGAGGCGGCGGGCTTCGAGGCCGACATCCAGAACGCGCAGGGCGATAAGGACAAGTACGCGACCCTCGCGGACCAGCAGCTCACCAAGGGCTGCGGCGTCATGCTCCTCGTAGACCTCAACGGCGCCGCCGTCTCGGTCGCCGAGAAGGCGAAGGCCGAGGGCATTCCGGTCATCGCCTACGACCGTCCCTTCAAGGGCTCTGACTACTACGTCTCGTTCGACAACGAAGAGGTCGGCCGCCTCGAGGGTCAGCTCGTCCTTGACGGTCTCGAGGCCAAGGGGGTCGCCCCCGCCGACGCGGTCGTCGTCTACATGGGCGGCGACCCGACCGACGGTAACGCGAAGATGTTCCACGATGGCGCCGTTGAGGTCATGGAGGCCGCGGGCATCACCCCGGCCGCCGAGCCTCCGGGGGTCTGGGACCAGGCGAAGTCGCAGACCAACTTCGAGCAGGCTCTCACCAGCCTGAACGGCCAGGTCGACGGCGTCTGGGTGGCGAACGACACCAACGCCGCGGGCGTGATCAAGGTCCTGCAGGACAACAACCTGACCGGCGTTGCCGTGTCGGGCCAGGATGCGAATGTCGCGGGCCTGCAGAACATCCTTCTCGGCTGGCAGACGGGCACCGTGTGGAAGCAGGTGAACCTCGAGGCTGACGCCGCGATCGAGACCGCCATCGCGCTGCTGAACGGCGAGACTCCGGATGCGGACGCCGAGCTCGACGACGGCACCCCCTACATCCAGGTCACGCCGACCGTCGTCGGCCCCAACGAGGTCAAGGACGTCGTCGCCGCCGGCGGCTACGCCAGCTTCGACGACGTTTGCACGCCGGACGTCGAGGCGAAGTGCGCCGAGTTCGGAGTCACGGAGTAA
- a CDS encoding ATP-binding cassette domain-containing protein, with protein MSDTLTATEPIIKLVGVKKSFGPVSVLKGVDLEVHPGKVTALVGDNGAGKSTLIKGLAGVQPYDEGEVLIDGTHRDLHAPRDASGLGIEVVYQDLALCDNLDIVQNMFLGREELSFGTFDEGRMEKEASDTLRSLSVRTVKSVRQKVSSLSGGQRQTVAIARAVLKKARVVILDEPTAALGVAQTEQVLNLVKRLSEQGVAVILISHNLADVFEVADDIAVLYLGQMVAQIPTSETTRDDVVGYITGTKAPKGVTIVDTSTISTEGDV; from the coding sequence ATGTCAGACACACTCACCGCCACCGAGCCGATCATCAAACTGGTCGGCGTCAAGAAGTCCTTCGGCCCGGTCAGCGTCCTGAAGGGCGTCGACCTCGAGGTCCACCCCGGCAAGGTCACCGCACTGGTGGGCGACAACGGGGCCGGGAAGTCCACGCTCATCAAGGGTCTCGCCGGTGTTCAGCCGTACGACGAGGGCGAGGTGCTCATCGACGGAACCCACCGTGACCTGCATGCTCCCCGCGACGCGTCCGGCCTCGGCATCGAGGTCGTCTACCAGGACCTCGCGCTGTGCGACAACCTCGACATCGTGCAGAACATGTTCCTCGGTCGCGAGGAACTCTCGTTCGGCACCTTCGACGAGGGGCGAATGGAGAAGGAGGCGTCCGACACCCTCCGCTCGCTCTCGGTGCGCACGGTCAAGTCGGTACGTCAGAAGGTGTCGAGCCTCTCGGGCGGCCAACGTCAGACCGTCGCGATCGCGCGCGCCGTGCTGAAGAAGGCGCGCGTCGTGATTCTCGACGAGCCCACCGCCGCCCTCGGCGTGGCACAGACAGAGCAGGTGCTGAACCTGGTCAAGCGGCTGTCGGAGCAGGGCGTCGCCGTGATCCTCATCAGCCACAACCTCGCCGACGTGTTCGAGGTGGCCGACGACATCGCGGTCCTCTACCTCGGTCAGATGGTCGCGCAGATCCCGACGAGCGAGACCACGCGCGACGACGTCGTCGGATACATCACCGGCACCAAGGCGCCGAAGGGCGTGACGATCGTCGACACCTCCACCATCAGCACGGAAGGAGACGTGTGA
- a CDS encoding sugar ABC transporter permease, whose product MSGNATTRTEAAPDPLASDLIGSGVEGGAGDQLKAWWQRVRGGDMGALPAIGGLVVLFALFSVLSPFFLTERNFANLLNQAATLVVLGMALVFVLLLGEIDLSAGVTGGVGMALFVVLAAQGVPWPLALLVGFGFGFLTGALIGFFVARVGIPSFVVTLGLFLGFQGLALVIIGPGGLFRLEVPELIFLQNGNLPIWGGWVMLAIMLAVSAGTSFWDRARRARAGVPNRALSLVWIKLAAIAVIGGIVVYVLNQNRGQSVIEVAGVPVVVPVVLVILWLGTFLLDRTRFGRYIYAIGGNAEAARRSGVKVRWIKWWAFVICSSLAVFSALLSVARVGSVDATVGRDIVLSGVAAAVVGGVSLFGGKGRLMHAAIGALVIATITNGLGLLNLPAGINLLVTGGVLILAATVDALSRLRSGGVRM is encoded by the coding sequence ATGAGCGGCAATGCCACGACACGGACCGAAGCCGCACCCGATCCCCTCGCGAGCGACCTCATCGGCAGCGGCGTCGAAGGCGGCGCCGGCGACCAGCTGAAGGCATGGTGGCAGCGGGTGCGCGGCGGCGACATGGGCGCCCTCCCGGCCATCGGCGGCCTGGTGGTTCTCTTCGCGCTGTTCTCGGTTCTGAGCCCGTTCTTCCTCACGGAACGCAACTTCGCGAACCTGCTCAATCAGGCGGCCACCCTGGTCGTGCTCGGCATGGCGCTGGTATTCGTGCTGCTGCTCGGCGAGATCGACCTGTCCGCGGGCGTCACCGGCGGCGTCGGGATGGCGCTCTTCGTCGTGCTCGCGGCCCAGGGGGTTCCCTGGCCCCTCGCCCTCCTGGTCGGCTTCGGGTTCGGGTTCCTCACGGGCGCGCTGATAGGTTTCTTCGTCGCCCGGGTAGGCATCCCGTCGTTCGTCGTCACGCTCGGTCTGTTCCTCGGCTTTCAGGGACTCGCGCTCGTCATCATTGGCCCTGGTGGCCTGTTCCGCCTCGAGGTGCCCGAGCTGATCTTCCTGCAGAACGGCAACCTTCCCATATGGGGCGGTTGGGTCATGCTCGCGATCATGCTCGCCGTCTCGGCCGGGACGTCATTCTGGGACCGCGCCCGCCGCGCCCGCGCCGGCGTGCCCAATCGCGCCCTGTCGCTGGTGTGGATCAAGCTGGCGGCCATCGCCGTCATCGGCGGGATCGTGGTGTACGTCCTCAACCAGAACCGCGGACAGTCGGTGATCGAGGTCGCGGGCGTGCCGGTCGTCGTGCCGGTGGTGCTCGTCATCCTCTGGCTGGGCACGTTCCTGCTCGACCGCACCAGGTTCGGCCGATACATCTACGCCATCGGTGGCAATGCCGAGGCCGCCCGGCGTTCGGGCGTGAAGGTGCGCTGGATCAAGTGGTGGGCGTTCGTGATCTGCTCGAGCCTGGCCGTCTTCTCGGCGCTGCTGAGCGTCGCGCGCGTCGGCTCGGTCGACGCGACCGTCGGCCGCGACATCGTCCTGTCGGGCGTCGCGGCAGCAGTCGTCGGCGGGGTCAGCTTGTTCGGCGGCAAGGGCCGTCTCATGCACGCCGCGATCGGTGCGCTGGTGATCGCGACGATCACCAACGGCCTGGGTCTGCTGAACCTGCCCGCCGGCATCAACCTGCTGGTCACCGGCGGCGTGCTGATCCTCGCGGCGACCGTGGACGCCCTCTCGCGTCTGCGTTCCGGCGGAGTCCGGATGTAG
- a CDS encoding NAD-dependent deacylase yields MNRIVVLTGAGISAESGVPTFRGADGLWEGHDVDDVATPEGFERDPDLVQAFYDARRRAAASVVPNAAHRALARLEGAIGDDLLVVTQNVDDLHERAGSRNLVHMHGELRRALCLACGSRPDWVADLIDRPACPECGERMLRPDVVWFGEMPYGLDRIEQAVVACDVFVSIGTSGQVYPAAGYVALASAFGARTVELNLEPSDPAVPFDETRAGLASELVPAWVEETIALRAPRR; encoded by the coding sequence ATGAATCGCATCGTCGTGCTCACGGGGGCCGGCATCTCGGCAGAGAGCGGCGTGCCCACGTTCCGCGGCGCCGACGGTCTCTGGGAGGGCCACGACGTGGACGACGTGGCGACGCCGGAGGGATTCGAACGCGACCCCGACCTCGTCCAGGCGTTCTATGACGCACGACGCCGGGCGGCGGCATCCGTCGTCCCGAATGCCGCGCATCGCGCGCTCGCCCGTCTCGAAGGCGCGATCGGCGACGACCTGCTCGTGGTCACGCAGAATGTCGACGACCTGCACGAGCGCGCCGGCAGCCGCAACCTCGTGCACATGCACGGCGAGCTGCGACGCGCGCTCTGCCTCGCCTGCGGATCCCGGCCCGATTGGGTCGCCGACCTCATCGACCGCCCCGCGTGCCCCGAATGCGGAGAACGGATGCTGCGCCCCGACGTGGTCTGGTTCGGTGAGATGCCGTACGGGCTCGACCGCATCGAGCAGGCGGTCGTCGCGTGCGACGTGTTCGTCTCGATCGGCACGTCAGGCCAGGTGTACCCGGCGGCCGGGTACGTCGCGCTCGCGTCGGCCTTCGGGGCGCGCACGGTGGAGCTCAACCTCGAGCCCAGCGACCCGGCGGTGCCCTTCGACGAGACGCGGGCCGGCCTCGCGAGCGAGCTCGTGCCGGCGTGGGTCGAGGAGACGATCGCACTGCGCGCGCCGCGGCGATGA
- a CDS encoding alpha/beta fold hydrolase, producing the protein MTKGPAPDASYENRSFGAPGAERTVFLLRSGVSTLSDPRPDVTAHRDARIVAVGLTVDDIDDPAAYRGATPAEATANVIARFIADEAHGRPVGLVGVGEAGELAIMIAAHLGEGVDRLALVAVPRPDSELGASEVAELLSRISAKTLLMNGQADPTAASAAARWFKDHLVSARVEMVPKTGGPGARLILADVWERVLSHVAPDTVR; encoded by the coding sequence ATGACCAAGGGACCCGCACCCGACGCCTCGTACGAGAACCGCAGCTTCGGGGCGCCCGGTGCGGAGCGTACGGTGTTCCTGCTCCGCTCGGGTGTCTCGACCCTGTCTGATCCTCGGCCCGATGTCACCGCGCACCGCGACGCCAGGATCGTCGCCGTGGGGCTCACCGTCGACGACATCGACGACCCTGCGGCGTACCGCGGCGCCACCCCGGCAGAGGCGACCGCGAACGTCATCGCGCGCTTCATCGCGGACGAGGCGCACGGGCGTCCGGTCGGCCTGGTGGGAGTCGGCGAGGCCGGAGAGCTCGCGATCATGATCGCGGCGCATCTCGGCGAGGGCGTCGACCGACTTGCACTCGTCGCCGTTCCCCGACCGGATTCCGAACTCGGCGCGAGCGAGGTCGCCGAGCTCCTGAGCCGCATCTCCGCGAAGACGCTCCTGATGAACGGCCAGGCCGACCCGACGGCCGCATCCGCTGCGGCGCGCTGGTTCAAGGATCATCTGGTGTCTGCCCGGGTCGAGATGGTGCCGAAGACGGGGGGCCCGGGGGCGAGGCTCATCCTCGCGGACGTCTGGGAACGCGTGCTGTCGCACGTCGCGCCTGACACCGTGCGATGA
- a CDS encoding ATP-dependent DNA ligase, with product MLLNELVAATGEVAATSSRLAKVSVLADLLRELDPDEIAPAIGFLTASPRQGRLGVGWRSLMGLEVAHAGEPTLTVLDVDASLSRLAAADGAGSVLARRSELEALAGAATADEWEFLSRVMIGELRTGALEGVLLDAIAKGSERQAPVVRRAAMLSGDLGATARIALTGTPEELSAVGLEVGRGVLPMLAATAGSTREALETLGAAASVEYKLDGARIQVHRDGDDVRVFTRSLADITHRVPELVEAVRAIPAERVILDGETLSLDEDGGPRPFQDTMSRFGSMGDDAAATVLRPWFFDILHLDGRDLIDEPLSTRLELLDRAVGDARMPGVVTDDPAEAEEFSRRALAAGHEGVMVKALDAPYAAGRRGKSWLKVKPVLTYDLVVLAVEWGSGRRAGQLSNLHLGARDPEGAFGEPGGFVMVGKTFKGLTDATLRWQTEHFPTIETHRSVYAVHVRPETVVEIAIDGVQRSSRYPGGVALRFARVKGYRPDKRPDEADTIASLRALLRS from the coding sequence GTGCTTCTGAATGAGCTGGTGGCCGCGACGGGCGAGGTCGCGGCGACGTCTTCCCGATTGGCCAAGGTGTCGGTCCTCGCGGACCTGCTGCGCGAGCTCGACCCGGACGAGATCGCCCCCGCCATCGGGTTCCTCACGGCCAGCCCGCGACAGGGGCGACTAGGTGTCGGCTGGCGGAGTCTCATGGGCCTCGAGGTTGCGCACGCGGGCGAACCGACCCTGACCGTGCTCGACGTCGATGCATCGCTCAGCCGTCTGGCCGCCGCTGACGGTGCGGGTTCGGTGCTCGCCCGACGCTCCGAACTCGAGGCGCTCGCGGGCGCCGCTACCGCCGATGAGTGGGAGTTCCTCTCGCGCGTCATGATCGGTGAACTGCGCACGGGCGCGCTCGAGGGCGTGCTTCTCGACGCCATCGCGAAGGGCTCCGAGCGCCAGGCCCCGGTCGTGCGGCGAGCCGCGATGCTGTCGGGAGACCTCGGGGCGACGGCGCGCATCGCGCTCACCGGCACACCCGAGGAGCTCTCCGCGGTCGGGCTCGAAGTCGGGCGTGGGGTACTGCCGATGCTGGCCGCGACGGCGGGTTCGACGAGGGAGGCGCTCGAGACGCTCGGGGCCGCAGCATCCGTCGAGTACAAGCTCGATGGTGCGCGCATCCAGGTGCATCGCGACGGCGACGACGTGCGCGTCTTCACGCGCAGCCTCGCCGACATCACGCACCGCGTGCCGGAGCTGGTCGAGGCGGTGCGGGCGATTCCTGCCGAGCGCGTGATCCTCGACGGCGAGACGCTGTCGCTCGATGAGGACGGCGGCCCGCGGCCGTTCCAAGACACCATGTCGCGGTTCGGGTCGATGGGCGACGACGCCGCGGCCACCGTGCTGCGGCCGTGGTTCTTCGACATCCTGCATCTCGACGGGCGCGACCTGATCGACGAGCCGCTTTCCACCCGCCTCGAGCTGCTCGACCGGGCCGTGGGCGATGCGCGCATGCCCGGGGTCGTCACCGACGACCCCGCTGAGGCCGAGGAGTTCTCGCGCCGGGCGCTCGCGGCGGGCCACGAGGGGGTGATGGTGAAAGCGCTCGACGCGCCCTACGCCGCCGGGCGACGCGGCAAGAGCTGGCTCAAGGTCAAGCCCGTTCTCACCTACGATCTCGTCGTGCTCGCCGTGGAGTGGGGATCGGGCCGTCGCGCCGGGCAGCTCTCGAACCTGCACCTCGGTGCCCGAGACCCCGAAGGCGCCTTCGGCGAGCCGGGCGGCTTCGTGATGGTCGGCAAGACGTTCAAGGGCCTCACCGACGCGACGCTGCGGTGGCAGACCGAGCATTTCCCGACCATAGAGACGCACCGCTCGGTGTACGCCGTGCACGTGCGCCCCGAGACGGTCGTCGAGATCGCGATCGACGGCGTGCAGCGCTCGTCGCGTTACCCGGGCGGCGTCGCCCTGCGCTTCGCACGTGTGAAGGGCTATCGCCCCGACAAGCGCCCCGACGAAGCAGACACGATCGCGTCGCTGCGCGCTCTGCTCAGGAGTTGA
- a CDS encoding epimerase, with product MRAARQVAVVAGASGFVGRAVVRAFAQDGYDVRTVGRSGADATWDDGGTIRSLVDGAAVLVNLAGKSVNCRYTDANRDEILRSRVQTTRTLREAVTDAATPPRVWLNASTATIYRYAMDRPQTEIDGELGEGFSVEVARNWEDEFFACDLPETRRVALRMAIVVGDGPATRTLLRLARLGLGGTQYDGRWWAHRRYRGIGAHPTGDGRPSWHRSGGRQRFSWIHLDDVVGAVRFVRDRPEIAGPVNLAAAEASDNRTLMATLRRVVGQPIGLPAYRFMLEPAMAVLRTEPELVLKSRWVAPSVLLSAGYEFAHRDLGSALRTVAR from the coding sequence GTGAGGGCTGCACGCCAGGTCGCGGTCGTCGCCGGTGCGTCCGGCTTCGTCGGTCGCGCGGTGGTGCGCGCCTTCGCCCAGGACGGGTACGACGTGCGCACCGTCGGCCGCTCGGGCGCCGATGCGACGTGGGACGACGGGGGCACCATCCGCTCCCTGGTCGACGGCGCCGCCGTTCTCGTGAACCTCGCCGGCAAGTCGGTGAACTGCCGGTATACCGATGCGAACCGCGACGAGATCCTCCGATCGCGGGTCCAGACGACGAGGACGCTGCGGGAGGCCGTGACGGATGCTGCGACCCCGCCTCGCGTGTGGCTCAACGCGAGCACCGCGACGATCTACCGCTACGCGATGGACCGGCCCCAGACCGAGATCGACGGCGAACTCGGCGAGGGCTTCTCCGTCGAAGTGGCGCGGAACTGGGAGGACGAGTTCTTCGCGTGCGACCTGCCGGAGACACGCCGGGTCGCCCTGCGGATGGCCATCGTCGTCGGCGACGGCCCCGCGACGCGCACACTGCTGCGCCTCGCACGACTCGGTCTCGGCGGCACGCAGTACGACGGGCGATGGTGGGCGCATCGCCGGTACCGCGGGATCGGCGCGCACCCCACAGGGGACGGGCGGCCGTCCTGGCATCGGTCGGGCGGGCGGCAGCGATTCAGCTGGATCCACCTCGACGACGTCGTCGGCGCGGTGCGGTTCGTCCGAGACCGGCCCGAGATCGCTGGGCCGGTGAACCTCGCCGCTGCCGAGGCGAGCGACAACCGCACGCTGATGGCGACGCTGCGACGCGTGGTCGGGCAGCCGATCGGTCTTCCGGCCTACCGCTTCATGCTCGAGCCGGCGATGGCGGTGCTGCGGACCGAGCCGGAGCTCGTGCTCAAGAGCCGCTGGGTCGCGCCGAGCGTGCTGCTGTCGGCCGGCTACGAGTTCGCGCACCGCGACCTGGGATCCGCGCTGCGCACCGTCGCCCGCTGA
- a CDS encoding LLM class flavin-dependent oxidoreductase — MTAALSIGVAAAAGAEVAARVAAAAEAAGLHALWVNDTPGHDALGALGAAAGETERLVLATGVLPIDRRTPDDIVAGISGLPADRLVLGIGSGQLRHGAVESVTDAAAALRARTEACVVVGALGPRMRRAGATASGGLLLSWLTPEIAAEQARHAHELAGTAHVALYVRTAVDPAAAAVLDEEARRYAGYPAYAANFARLGVEAADTVIRPAALRDRIAAYRAVADEVVLRALTASGGVDEHLRFIDAVAEAVA; from the coding sequence ATGACGGCGGCGCTCTCGATCGGGGTCGCGGCGGCAGCGGGCGCGGAGGTCGCCGCGCGCGTCGCCGCGGCTGCCGAGGCGGCAGGGCTGCACGCCCTCTGGGTGAACGACACCCCCGGGCACGACGCGCTCGGGGCACTGGGCGCCGCCGCGGGCGAGACGGAGCGGCTGGTTCTCGCCACGGGAGTGCTGCCCATCGACCGGCGCACGCCCGACGACATCGTCGCCGGCATCTCGGGGCTTCCGGCGGACCGGCTCGTGCTGGGCATCGGCTCCGGACAGCTGCGCCACGGGGCAGTCGAAAGCGTGACGGATGCTGCCGCCGCCCTCCGTGCGCGTACGGAGGCGTGTGTCGTGGTCGGCGCGCTCGGCCCTCGTATGCGGCGCGCGGGCGCCACCGCGTCGGGCGGACTGCTGCTCAGCTGGCTCACACCCGAGATCGCAGCCGAGCAGGCTCGGCACGCCCATGAGCTCGCCGGCACGGCGCACGTCGCGCTGTACGTGCGGACGGCGGTCGACCCCGCCGCGGCCGCGGTGCTCGACGAGGAGGCGCGGCGTTACGCCGGGTACCCCGCCTACGCGGCGAACTTCGCGCGCCTGGGTGTCGAGGCGGCGGACACGGTCATCCGGCCCGCAGCGCTTCGTGACAGGATCGCCGCCTATCGCGCCGTCGCCGACGAGGTGGTCCTCCGTGCCCTCACCGCTTCGGGCGGCGTCGACGAGCACCTCCGGTTCATCGACGCCGTCGCCGAGGCCGTCGCGTGA
- a CDS encoding LLM class flavin-dependent oxidoreductase — translation MTRIGAIFNPYTHSPDEFRDAVLAAESEGLPELWIWEDCFRQSAFATVGAALAWTEGLRIGIGIAPLPLRNVASTAMEIATVERLFPGRLLPGVGHGVLDWMGQVGARVASPLTLMREYVPALRGLLAGDELNVDGRYVALRDVRLNYPPTSPPFVYAAAEGPKTLRLSGEVADGTVLDSGHTASEYAVAAAAIREARAAAGRGDGHDVVAYVVTAFGADAEARAIADVGDKPGPEERALWGDPAEVAARAQRFFDAGVDDVVLLPSSRGDIAEFYRAAAEVSRLVSASAA, via the coding sequence ATGACCCGCATCGGCGCGATCTTCAACCCCTACACGCACAGCCCCGACGAATTCCGCGACGCGGTGCTCGCCGCCGAATCGGAGGGGCTGCCCGAGCTGTGGATCTGGGAGGACTGCTTCCGGCAGTCCGCGTTCGCGACCGTGGGAGCGGCGCTCGCGTGGACGGAGGGGCTGCGGATCGGCATCGGGATCGCGCCCCTGCCGCTGCGCAACGTGGCGTCGACCGCGATGGAGATCGCCACCGTCGAGCGCCTGTTCCCGGGGCGGCTGCTTCCGGGCGTCGGTCACGGGGTGCTCGACTGGATGGGGCAGGTGGGCGCGCGCGTCGCCTCGCCGCTGACCCTCATGCGCGAGTACGTGCCCGCCCTGCGCGGCCTCCTCGCCGGTGACGAGCTGAATGTCGACGGCCGGTACGTCGCGCTGCGCGACGTGCGCCTGAACTACCCGCCGACGTCGCCGCCCTTCGTGTACGCGGCCGCCGAGGGCCCGAAGACGCTGCGACTGAGCGGTGAGGTCGCCGACGGCACGGTTCTCGACAGCGGGCACACCGCGAGCGAGTACGCCGTCGCGGCCGCGGCCATCCGTGAGGCCCGTGCCGCAGCCGGCCGTGGCGACGGTCACGACGTCGTCGCCTACGTCGTGACCGCATTCGGCGCAGATGCCGAGGCTCGCGCGATCGCCGATGTCGGCGACAAGCCCGGACCCGAGGAGCGCGCGCTGTGGGGCGACCCGGCGGAGGTCGCCGCTCGCGCGCAGCGATTCTTCGACGCCGGCGTCGACGATGTCGTGCTGCTGCCCTCGTCTCGCGGCGACATCGCCGAGTTCTATCGGGCGGCCGCCGAGGTGTCCCGCCTCGTAAGTGCGAGCGCCGCATGA
- a CDS encoding DUF72 domain-containing protein, with the protein MARIGTSGWVYPHWRGAVYEGDQRTWLDQYAAEFDTVELNGSFYRWPPDARFAAWRERLPGAFEMTVKAPRGLTHARRLREPETWISRVGRGLHELRGRRGPLLVQLHPQMERDDARLEHFLTALPPWIRPVVELRHPSWTDEAVFSILERHGAAYCVMSGAHLPCILRATARLVYVRLHGPDPEHLYGGSYSDDDLAWWAERIREWERAGHEVYAYFNNDGEAHAVHNARTLKRMLPPDAAPSPLTCHEVPVGPADRDR; encoded by the coding sequence ATGGCACGGATCGGGACGTCGGGATGGGTGTATCCGCACTGGCGCGGCGCGGTCTACGAAGGCGACCAGCGCACGTGGCTCGACCAGTATGCGGCGGAGTTCGACACCGTCGAGCTCAACGGCAGCTTCTACCGCTGGCCTCCCGATGCGCGCTTCGCCGCGTGGCGCGAACGCCTGCCGGGCGCTTTCGAGATGACCGTCAAGGCGCCGCGAGGGCTGACGCATGCACGGCGCCTGCGGGAGCCGGAGACCTGGATCTCCCGCGTCGGTCGTGGCCTTCACGAACTGCGCGGGCGGCGCGGGCCGCTCCTCGTGCAGCTGCACCCGCAGATGGAGCGCGACGACGCCCGCCTCGAGCACTTCCTCACGGCGCTGCCCCCGTGGATCCGGCCGGTCGTCGAGTTGCGGCATCCGTCCTGGACCGACGAGGCCGTCTTCTCGATCCTCGAGCGCCACGGCGCCGCGTACTGCGTCATGAGCGGCGCCCACCTGCCGTGCATCCTGCGTGCGACCGCCCGCCTCGTCTACGTGCGCCTGCACGGTCCCGACCCCGAGCACCTGTACGGCGGCTCGTACTCCGACGACGATCTCGCCTGGTGGGCCGAGCGCATCCGCGAATGGGAGCGTGCCGGCCACGAGGTGTACGCGTACTTCAACAACGACGGCGAGGCCCACGCCGTCCACAACGCGCGGACCCTGAAACGGATGCTGCCCCCTGACGCGGCGCCCTCCCCGCTCACCTGTCACGAAGTGCCGGTGGGACCAGCAGATCGTGACAGGTGA